The Primulina tabacum isolate GXHZ01 chromosome 1, ASM2559414v2, whole genome shotgun sequence genome contains the following window.
CCGAAAATATCTATGGGATTCGATTTGCTCTTCCTAAAAATAATGCGAAGGTGTTTTTCGAAATAAATGTGTTACGGTTGTGAGGTTGTCCGGCAAAAAGCTATGACCTTTAAGTTAAAGGATGGTGAAGTCGAGGAAAATGCGATGGCattcatgttaaatttaattTGTAGAGTTCGACATCAAGATTCATTCAGGACCAAAAAGGGAGCGAATGGTAAAGCAGGCTCTCCATCAGCCCCCTATCCTTCACGAttatctttttcctttttcatctgAGGTGGGTATTTTTCAAAGATTCCATGAAATGAATTTTAATGGAATAGGATGACAGTTGCATACTAAAGACTTTGGATTGGGGCAGAGGTGTTATTGGTCACCATTGGAAAACTGAAAGTTAGCTTTGTGCGAGTGTATTGACTTCTACCTACTCTTTTATGCTAAGCTACCTCTCTCCTTATTTCAACAACTGTAAATTTGTACTATTTTTCCGTCCAACTTATCTACCATGCCGTTATCCACTTGTTCTATTGATTGGGATAATGGAATATCATTATGTGTTTGTTTTGTGGTTTTGAGTGTGTGTTTCTCCTTAATGTGTTTTCGTGTCCTTATTTTGTAAAAAACAGTTCTCTCATTTACACAGTCCCAATAAACATACTCACATACACACTATCAAGGTTTAAATTTCCTGCTCACATCTGCAAAACATAATCAAACACATTTCAGAAGCCACTTTCAAATCTTTCAAGTTGTAAATAGTAGCAAACACCACCTTAATTTTAGATTTGGACGTATTTTATTCACAGGCTTCTTCAGAATGCACGATTCTCGTTTCTGTGTATAGATTCATCAAAATATTCTCATCATCTGCAGTTATGCGATGTTGAAGAATAAAAAATCTGAGCTCCATTAACTCTTGTTTTCTTCATGTTCGATCCTTACTTTACAGTCGTCGGTCTTACATTTTGTTACAATTTTCCTCCAGATTCCAATATTTAACTTTGAAACAATATCATTGCTGTTGAAGTGAGAATATTTTATTGAGATCCAACTCATTTATCTTAATTCACATCCAATAAAAGTGCAATAGTTTCTATGAAGGTCTTGGTGTAGAAAGTTTCTACGAATAATTTCTACCCATGGTTTCATTGTTGATCCAGGCAAGAGAACTTGACAATAAGGAACAAATTACTGCAGTAGTCAACAAGACAGAAAAAAAATCTGACAAGAAAAAAATGGTCTCACAGTTTGAACCGATTCTGTTATTCCTTTTCTATATGACTTGTTTTTCTCTCACACACATTCTGAAACTCGCACATCCGGAATGTTTCAGATAAGATAGTGTGGTCTTTGGTCCATATTTTAACAAGTAGTGGCTTGAAGTATTTTCTGTTCATTTGTTTTCTCATTAAATGGTTAGATTTGAATCTGAAGTTAATTATCTATTTGCATGTTAAATCTATTAGTGGATTTTTTTCTGCGTGACACCCTTCATTTCCTGCTCTCTATGTTCATGATATGTTTTACCTCACAATTCTCACTTTTTATGTTCTTAACCAATATCAATATTGATAGCCTGTTTCTGTTATTGATGGTTGGTATATAATGCACTTGGAACATGAGGaaactttatttatatatatatgcagcTGTCATTTTAATTATTGTAGTAAAATCAATTTGTTTTGTGGCTAAATGTAATTCTTAAAATTCTTTCTTCGCAACTGGTCCTGCCGCAAGGATGGAGCCTAGACTCAGGGGTCTGGTGTAAAGTGCGAAATTGCAAATTATAATTTGGTTGGGGGTCAAAACTAAATATTGGATATGTTTCTAGTAAAAAAAAGAACTTGATATAAGGGCAAAATAGGAAAACTTTGGAAATTGAGGGGGTTCAAGTCATTATACCTTTTGTTGGCGCCCTTGGGTCCATGGTAAATCTGGGCCCCTTGTCTTTCGTTTTTTCCGGCTTTCAGTACTTCTCTGCTACGATCTACGTTCACAAGTTTAGTGTCAGTGGCAAGTTCTCTACCGTCATCATAACATGGTGTCCCATTATCATGGATAAATTTTTCCGATAAAAAATTGTACTACTTAAATGGAAGGTTTAACTATGCCAGTTGTTTGGCAAATGGCTGTTCGATAATCTGTTAAACTTTGTATCATGTGTTTTCATTCAGGAACAATGATTAAGTTGTTCAAAGTAAAGGAAAAGCAAAGGGAACTTGCTGAAAATGCCAATGGAAAGCCTCCAGTCAAGAAGCAAAGTGCTGGAGAATTACGTTTGCACAAAGGTTTCTTTCTATGTTCagtgatgatatatgtttggGCTGCTCTTGTCTGTTTCCTGAAAAACATAAGTTTATCACCATTTATTTTTAGTTTTCTTTCCAAAACTTTCTTGTAAATGAATATATCTTTCATTTTATGTTTTCTCCAGTTATAAACTTCCCTCCCTCGTTGTGGTTAATATGTATTGACTCGCTTGCTTATTTAACAAGTTATATGCTCTAGCTTGCAATGAATCGGGTATTTGGACAAGTAGTATCTAATAATGTGGTGGGAAAGGTTATATAACCACTTTTCATTGTCATATAATCTTGCTTTCAATTGGGATTTCCATGAGTATTTTATTCTCAGAATTCTTCAATCTTCATCATCAGGGCGCATTAATGACAAGATGAGTCAAATATCCATTTCCAATTGCGTGTTTCATATACACAGAATCATTCGAAacaactttcttattttgttaAGAAGTTTCATCTTTATCCTCAGATGTCACTGCCACTTATGTCCAAGTCATAGAAATGTTAAATGGCTGCCCGAGGAATTGGCTTCTTTCCTTGATGATGTGTGGTTACATGCTATGTTGAACTTGTTTACCAAGTAACATTAACTTTTTGTGTTGCACCTGTGTTGATGTAGACATAAGCGAATTAAATCTGCCGAAAACATGCAGCATATCATTCCCTAATGGCAAGGATGACCTCATGAACTTTGAAGTTACCATTCGACCTGATGAAGGATATTATCAGTTAGTACTTTTTTCAATCCAGCTTTATGTGTATAAACGAGGAAGCACAAATTACAGCCATGAAATTATTCGTAATATTACTCTTTTGTATGTTTTCATCATTGGTTCCATATCTACTGACAATAGTACCTTGTGATCAGGAACGGTACATTTGTTTTCTCTTTCCAAATTTCTCCCATTTATCCTCACGAAGCACCAAAGGTCAAATGCAAGACAAAGGTAACCGAAGCCCAAGTTTTACACCTAATGCCGTTCAATAACTTCTTGTGAAATCCTGTTGTGTCTCAATAATAGAATATACAGTCAAAACTATTCATGTTCACCTCAGGTCTATCATCCCAACATTGACTTGGAAGGAAACGTCTGCCTAAACATTCTCCGAGAAGATTGGAAACCTGTGCTAAACATAAACACCATAATTTA
Protein-coding sequences here:
- the LOC142556044 gene encoding NEDD8-conjugating enzyme Ubc12, whose product is MIKLFKVKEKQRELAENANGKPPVKKQSAGELRLHKDISELNLPKTCSISFPNGKDDLMNFEVTIRPDEGYYQNGTFVFSFQISPIYPHEAPKVKCKTKVYHPNIDLEGNVCLNILREDWKPVLNINTIIYGLYHLFTEPNHEDPLNHDAAAVLRENPKLFESNVRRAMTGGYVGQTFFPRCI